Proteins encoded in a region of the Pocillopora verrucosa isolate sample1 chromosome 11, ASM3666991v2, whole genome shotgun sequence genome:
- the LOC131772886 gene encoding small cysteine-rich protein 1, with the protein MDLKFQLCVLVLILGITVDAYRFSPRSKVAADKRTESCDWPYGYCVYIHDPCPPDAPIECANGCRSPTNKCCCRHPF; encoded by the exons ATGGATTTGAAGTTTCAACTGTGCGTGTTGGTACTTATTTTGGGAATCACAGTGGACGCTTACCGTTTCAGTCCCAGAAGTAAAG TTGCAGCTGATAAACGAACTGAAAGCTGTGACTGGCCTTACGGATATTGTGTTTACATTCATGATCCATGTCCACCAGACGCACCGATTGAATGTGCTAATGGATGTCGATCTCCCACAAACAAATGTTGCTGCCG TCACCCTTTTTGA